A genomic window from Cryobacterium sp. SO2 includes:
- a CDS encoding sortase: MDLHDIVSMLSEIFTIVGLLVGIPLYIAGLSMRGFGGRWEQTDGVIAQTAQGPVIRWFDTTGDVHEALADSHESADLDPGDDITVWFRPRSPARCRTHSPDHDGKALRLTGLILTGIGVGSAILGIVLLFV; the protein is encoded by the coding sequence GTGGACCTTCACGACATCGTCTCGATGCTCAGCGAGATCTTCACGATCGTCGGCCTGCTCGTCGGCATCCCGCTCTACATCGCCGGCCTGTCGATGCGCGGCTTCGGCGGCCGCTGGGAACAGACCGACGGCGTCATCGCCCAGACCGCGCAGGGCCCGGTGATCCGCTGGTTCGACACCACCGGTGACGTGCACGAGGCCCTGGCCGACAGCCACGAGTCGGCCGACCTCGACCCGGGTGATGACATCACGGTGTGGTTCCGCCCGCGCTCTCCCGCGCGCTGCCGCACCCACTCGCCCGACCACGACGGCAAGGCCCTGCGTCTGACCGGGCTGATCCTGACCGGAATCGGGGTCGGCTCCGCGATCCTGGGGATCGTGCTGCTCTTCGTCTGA